In the Passer domesticus isolate bPasDom1 chromosome 4, bPasDom1.hap1, whole genome shotgun sequence genome, one interval contains:
- the SOWAHB gene encoding ankyrin repeat domain-containing protein SOWAHB, with product MARELSQEAVLDFLWAAGGRAPNTALLRHFQRFLRDPALTEQQRRERREYFKSLVNSLATVHPAAAPGASKDIVLRRRYRDLLDEELPPPEEQREQEEEKNEPQPPPPRREPRGEAAEQGRPGGAGGCAARGRGGPCCECRRAAAAAAAPGPGTAPAPRPPRSLSPQPPPYRSQPPPYRSQPLSSGPWALRPGGTARSRPPALPSGPGALSAAVPPRSLPPPLPPGTEMPPPYRLPQPRSPPQPVTEMPLLKAPRPSASPERRPAAGPIPSPLLSPSPRALSPRDLPPSRSLPLLSAPEVLPLSRSLQALPASPSSSPRLLSGPEVLASTRLPPSQSRSLQQLPTRPPPDLPRGSRGLTPKGPTQPQVLRLQPSQSLTLPSGPGILPPTRSPPPQSLPQSATLPPPSRSLQPPLAGSPPSQSLLPAQGPAVPQAAESQPPAPLPVFRSIRCQLALSEAQGIPPSAHDDCGRQPRSVLAKSSPRNAASRGPLVPLGQREHAWLVAMSAGCWAQVRGLFLEEPELALQRDFISGFTVLHWLAKHGDGPGLQELAAAARRLGLALDVDARSGCGYTPLHLAAIHGHQLVIKVLVLQLGCQVQVRDGSGRRPWEYLGSSTSGEVWQLLEAPRGTIMFPTQPLARSVSSVSKGSPSTGRAALPACLRGQLGRGTASHQSHQSGSDSD from the coding sequence ATGGCGCGGGAGCTGAGCCAGGAGGCCGTGCTGGACTTCCTCTGGGCGGCCGGGGGGCGAGCCCCCAACACGGCGCTGCTCCGCCACTTCCAGCGCTTCCTCCGCGACCCGGCGCTGACGGAGCAGCAGCGGCGGGAGCGCCGCGAGTACTTCAAGAGCCTCGTCAACTCCCTGGCCACCGTCcaccccgccgccgcccccggcgccTCCAAGGACATCGTCCTCCGCCGCAGGTACCGCGACCTCCTCGATGAGGAGCTGCCGCCGCCGGAGGAGCAgcgggagcaggaggaggagaagaacgagccgcagccgccgccgccccgaCGCGAACCCCGCGGGGAGGCGGCGGAGCAGgggcggcccggcggggcggggggctgcgccgcccggggccgcggcgggcCGTGCTGCGAGTGCCGCcgtgccgccgccgccgccgccgcgccgggccCCGGGACAGCGCCCGCCCCCCGGCCGCCCCGCTCCCTCTCCCCGCAGCCGCCCCCGTACCGCAGCCAGCCGCCCCCGTACCGCAGCCAGCCGCTGTCCTCGGGCCCCTGGGCGCTCCGTCCCGGCGGCACGGCGCGCAGCCGGCCCCCGGCGCTGCCGTCGGGTCCTGGGGCGCTGTCCGCCGCGGTGCCGCCCCGGTCCCTACCGCCGCCGCTGCCACCGGGCACGGAGATGCCGCCTCCCTACAGGTTGCCTCAGCCCCGATCTCCGCCGCAGCCCGTGACCGAGATGCCCTTGTTGAAGGCCCCACGACCCTCAGCAAGCCCGGAGAGGCGACCCGCCGCCGGACCCATCCCGTCCCCGCTGCTGTCACCGAGCCCCAGGGCGCTGTCCCCGCGCGACCTGCCCCCTTCCCGATCCCTGCCGCTGCTGTCCGCCCCGGAGGTGCTGCCCCTGTCCCGGTCCCTGCAGgcgctccctgccagcccctcctcGTCGCCACGGCTTTTGTCAGGCCCCGAGGTGCTCGCTTCCACCAGGCTGCCCCCATCGCAGTCCaggtccctgcagcagctccccaccAGGCCACCCCCAGACCTGCCGAGGGGCTCCAGGGGGCTGACCCCCAAGGGACCAACCCAACCTCAAGTCCTGCGACTGCAGCCGTCTCAAAGCCTGACACTGCCGTCAGGCCCTGGGATCCTGCCCCCCACCAGATCCCCCCCACCCCAATCCCTGCCACAGTCCGCCACTCTCCCGCCCCCATCCCgctccctgcagccaccccttgCCGGGTCACCCCCCTCCCAATCcttgctgccagcacagggccccGCAGTGCCCCAAGCCGCAGAGAGCCAGCCCCCGGCACCGCTGCCTGTTTTCCGGAGCATCAGGTGCCAGCTGGCTCTGTCGGAGGCGCAGGGCATCCCCCCCTCAGCCCACGACGACTGCGGGCGACAGCCCCGCTCCGTGCTCGCCAAGAGCTCCCCCAGGAACGCCGCCAGCCGCGGGCCCTTGGTGCCGCTGGGACAGCGGGAGCACGCCTGGCTGGTGGCAATGTCAGCGGGCTGCTGGGCTCAGGTGCGGGGGCTCTTTCTGGAAGAGCCTGAGCTGGCCCTGCAGAGGGACTTCATATCAGGCTTCACGGTCCTTCACTGGCTGGCCAAGCACGGCGACGGGCcgggcctgcaggagctggcagcggcggcgcggcggctcGGGCTGGCCCTGGACGTGGACGCCCGCTCGGGCTGCGGGTACACGCCGCTGCACCTGGCTGCCATACACGGCCACCAGCTTGTCATCaaggtgctggtgctgcagctgggctgccaGGTGCAGGTGCGGGACGGCAGCGGGCGCCGGCCGTGGGAATACCTGGGCAGCTCCACCTCGGGGGAGgtctggcagctcctggaggcACCCCGCGGCACCATCATGTTCCCCACGCAGCCCCTGGCCCGCAGCGTGTCCTCGGTCAGCAAGGGCTCGCCGTCCACCGgcagggcagcgctgcccgcctGCCTCAGGGGGCAGCTCGGCCGTGGGACAGCGTCCCACCAATCCCACCAATCCGGCAGTGACAGCGACTGA